TGGGCGGAACGACTCATCGTTGCGGCCATCGGATCGAGCCTGCTCGCTCTCGTTGCCGCCGCGCTGTCCAGCGCGAGCACGGTCGTCGTCGCGTTGGCCGCGGCGCCCGGGGCCATCGCCGTGTGGGGGCTCCATCCGCTGCTCACGCTGCGGGCCATCCGGCGGAGGAAGCGCCGGCGCGTCGATCCGAGCGTACGTTTCTGGCAAGCGGGTCTGCTCGTCGGCCTCTCCCTGCTGCCTGCCGCGGCGCTGGCCACGCTCTCGGACGATTCGCGTTGCCCCGTCGCGTTCGGCTGGCTGGTGGTGTGGGGATGGGCCGGGCTCATCGTGCACGGGATGCTCTCCCGCATCGTGCCTTTCCTGGTTTGGTTCCACCGCTTTTCACGTCTGGTCGGCCACGCTCCGGTGCCCCCGATGAAGCAGCTGTGGCCGCCTCGCTCCGCCAAGCTGGGCCTGGCCGTGCATTCGACCACAGTGCTGCTCGGTCTCGCGGCCCTCGCCTTCGCGTCGGACGCTCTCGCCCGCGCCGCCGGCGGCGGCCTGGTGTTGACGGGCATTTCACTCGGCGCGTCGCTCATGCGCGTGCTGCGGCCGCGCTTGGCGCCCTTGGGGTGACACCTCCGCACCTTGGGGTGGAGAAGCGCGTGGGCACCGCGGGCTGCGTGCCCGCCACGTGGCGCGAGCAGGCCACTCAGCGCGTGGCCACCGTCATCGGACTCAGCCCTCCGCCTGAGCACCGACGCTTCTATCTTTTTTGTCGGTCCGCCGCGGGAACGTCCGTATCCTGCGTCAATGAGGCAATCGGGAAGGGCGCTCGTGCCCGCATTCGTGGTGCTCGGCGTTCTGCTCTCGAGCCGCTCGGCAAGCGCGGACGTCGTGCCACCGCCACCCAAGCACTGCCCCAAGGGGCAGGTGGGCGTCACGAGCCACGGCGGGCCGGAGTGCGTATTGGAAGCGCCCAAGAACTGTCCGCCTGGGTACCGCGGCCAGCTGCGCGGACAGTGCGTGCTCGCGCGCTGCTCCTCGGACGACAACTGCGACGGCGGTCGCAAGTGTCTTCAGGTGGACGTGTGCCAGGAGTTTCGCGAGCTGCACTGGACCGGGTGGGGTTGGGGCGCGCAAAGGACCGTCACGCGCGACAACCTCTTGGCCGAGCCACCGTCGCCGCCACCCGACGGTCCGCCGAAGAAGGATTGGGTGCTGATCAACATCTGTGGCCAGGACGGCGCGTGCAAGGCGCCGGCGCAGTGTCGGCCCACCGGCTTGTGCTACCCGCCGAGCGCCGTCGGCAAGACGAAGGCGAAGGTGTCCTCGGGCGTGATGCCCGATCCCCCGCCGGCTTCGAGCGGGAGCGCGGGCGCTGGGGGCGCTCCGAGCACGGAGTTCGCGACGCCTCCGGACGAAACGACCGCTACCGGTGGCGGGGCAAGCGGGGGAGCGCCGGGAACGACGGGGCCAACGGTGAACCCCGAGCCGCTCGGTGGCGAGAACGGCGGCGGCTGCCGCAAGGGGTGCTCCACTACGCTCGGCCCTTCGGCGCTGGGCTGGCTCGGGCTGCCCTTGCTGGCGGCGGCTGCTCTCTTGCTGCGTCGACGCCGCGGCTAAAGCGGTGGCTCGGGCGGGAGCATCGCGACGGCGGTGCTCACGAGCAAAGAAACGATGCGCTCCGGCGAGCGGGGCGAGGCGCGGTACAGCTCCGCGGTGATGATACCCATGGCGGCATCGGACACGGCGCGCATGCGCGCCGCCAGCACCTCTTCCGGCCAGCGCGGACGGAACGGCAGCGCGGCGCGCGCCAGCTCGTCGGAGAAGCGATCGCGCTCCGCGGTGATCACCTCGATGAGGCCGAGGCGCGCGATGCCAGCGATCACGATGCGCGTGCGGGCCGGATGCTCGAGGTACGTGTGCGTGGTGGCGTCTGCGACCTTTTCCACCACGGCCTCCAAGGACGCCCCGTTCTGGGGCACGCCGTGCAGGAGCTTCGCGAAGTTCTCGCGCGTGATCTGCCCGATCAGCGTCCCGAGCAGGGCGTCCTTACCGGCGAAGTACTCGTAGAACGAACCGACGCCGACGCCGGCACGTTTGGCCAAGCGGTCCACCGGGAGCGTGGAAGGGTCTTCCCCCTGGCGCAGACGCTCGTCCAACGCTTCCACCAGAGCTCGGACCACGGCCCGCGAGCGCGACTGCAGCGGAATGCGACGGAAGAAGCGCTTGAACGCCGAGTCCGTGCTCTCCTTCATCACCGCTAGCGACTCATCGCTCCCCGTACTTCGTCACCAGCTCCACACCGAAGCTCTTGAGCAGGTCCGCGGGAGCGGTGCCGCCGATCTGGACGATCAGGGCGTCGTTCGGAACGTCTTTTTCGCCCGCGCCGTTCTTGAGCCGAACGCGGTCTTCCCCAATGGCGGTGATGTTGGTCGGCATCAGCGCGCGGACCTTGCCTTCTTGAATGGCGGCGTCGATCTTGCGGCGGTTGTCGCCGCGGCAGCGGGCGAAGGCGTCCCGCCGATAGCTGATGGAGACCGAGGCACAGCGGCCGAAATCCGCCAGGGCAATGGCGGACTCCACCGCGCTGTTGCCACCGCCCACCACCATCACGTGCTTGCCCTCGAAGGGTTCCGGCTCGAGGAGCCTGTAGGCCACCTTCTGGAGCTCTTCACCGGGTACGCCGAGCTTGCGCGGTGAACCGCGCACGCCCAGCGCGAGCACCACGTTGGCCGCCAGCCAGCGCTCGGATTCCGTCGCCACTTCCCACAGACCATTCGCGGCTTGCGTGATCTTCTGGACCACCTGGCCTGTGACCAGCGGTGGATTGCACTTCTGGGCGATGTCCTGCCACAGGTCGATGAGCCGCTCCTTGCTCATCGTCTTCTTGTGCACCTTGCCATAGAGGGGCAGATCGAGGTCGCCCGTCATCACCACCTTCTTGCGAGGGTAGTGTGTGATGGTTCCGCCCAAGGCTTCGCGCTCCACCAACAGCGTGTTGAGCTTGGCGTCCATCAGGCCCAGAGTGGCGGCGATTCCCGCGGGTCCGGCGCCGACCACGATGGCGTCGTAGCCTTGACCGTTGGCCCGCCGCGGCGTCGGGCTCTTCGCGATGTGCTCCGCAGCTTGCGTTCCCTGCGACACGGCGTTGCGAATCAGTCCCATGCCGCCGAGCTCTCCGACGATGTAGATGCCCGGCTGGTTCGTCTGGAAGTGTTTGTCGATGCGCGGCAGCTCCACGCCGCGGCTCTTGCTGCCGTACACCAGTCGAATGGCGTCCACCGGGCAGGCGACCTCGCAGGCACCGTGACCCACGCAGCCCAGCGGATTGACGAGCACGGCACGATTGCCGATGAGCGCCAGCGGTCCGTGCTCGGGACAGATCGCGA
This portion of the Polyangiaceae bacterium genome encodes:
- a CDS encoding TetR/AcrR family transcriptional regulator, which produces MMKESTDSAFKRFFRRIPLQSRSRAVVRALVEALDERLRQGEDPSTLPVDRLAKRAGVGVGSFYEYFAGKDALLGTLIGQITRENFAKLLHGVPQNGASLEAVVEKVADATTHTYLEHPARTRIVIAGIARLGLIEVITAERDRFSDELARAALPFRPRWPEEVLAARMRAVSDAAMGIITAELYRASPRSPERIVSLLVSTAVAMLPPEPPL
- a CDS encoding NAD(P)-binding domain-containing protein, with amino-acid sequence MSTTTLLLGGIITVAVLLWLLWERLDSHKEKRARAEAEDAAALGDVLPTSLHPVIDTDLCMGSGTCVAICPEHGPLALIGNRAVLVNPLGCVGHGACEVACPVDAIRLVYGSKSRGVELPRIDKHFQTNQPGIYIVGELGGMGLIRNAVSQGTQAAEHIAKSPTPRRANGQGYDAIVVGAGPAGIAATLGLMDAKLNTLLVEREALGGTITHYPRKKVVMTGDLDLPLYGKVHKKTMSKERLIDLWQDIAQKCNPPLVTGQVVQKITQAANGLWEVATESERWLAANVVLALGVRGSPRKLGVPGEELQKVAYRLLEPEPFEGKHVMVVGGGNSAVESAIALADFGRCASVSISYRRDAFARCRGDNRRKIDAAIQEGKVRALMPTNITAIGEDRVRLKNGAGEKDVPNDALIVQIGGTAPADLLKSFGVELVTKYGER